One segment of bacterium DNA contains the following:
- a CDS encoding DUF1559 domain-containing protein has product MLLPALSQAREKARQAVCINNLKQLGLVMNMYADDTGGYLPDVYAINDPQFLFYRTFWWILKEAGYYGSDEPGNFYRAFKNGHCPKKDLVYGDTQSWVPGELYQNFGYYGYNRTLGAQYKKAYAVFKYDLSKKIMVTDAARYYFDWWYYDPDNYALWNLYSVYLGARHNDGANCLFMDGHVEWIKKDLIQSYQYPYFEN; this is encoded by the coding sequence ATGTTGCTACCGGCACTCTCTCAGGCGAGAGAGAAAGCAAGGCAGGCGGTATGTATAAATAATCTGAAGCAGTTAGGGCTGGTGATGAATATGTATGCAGATGATACAGGTGGTTATCTTCCTGATGTATATGCTATAAACGACCCGCAATTCTTATTCTACAGGACTTTCTGGTGGATATTAAAGGAGGCAGGTTATTACGGTTCAGATGAGCCGGGGAATTTTTACCGTGCCTTTAAGAATGGACACTGCCCAAAGAAAGATCTGGTGTATGGTGATACTCAATCTTGGGTACCAGGTGAACTATACCAAAACTTTGGTTATTATGGATATAACAGGACTTTAGGGGCACAATATAAAAAGGCGTATGCTGTGTTTAAGTATGATTTAAGTAAAAAGATAATGGTGACAGATGCAGCGAGATATTACTTTGACTGGTGGTACTACGACCCTGACAATTATGCTCTGTGGAACTTATATAGTGTATATTTAGGTGCACGGCATAACGATGGAGCAAACTGTCTTTTTATGGATGGCCATGTAGAATGGATAAAAAAGGACTTAATCCAGAGTTATCAGTATCCATATTTTGAGAACTAA